A region from the Ichthyobacterium seriolicida genome encodes:
- the serC gene encoding 3-phosphoserine/phosphohydroxythreonine transaminase has product MVKFHNFSAGPGILNREVLKQLSESVYNDRELSIAEISHRGSKFVDVMERARGLVKELLDVPEGYSVLFLQGGASMQFLMAPVNLLHKNKRAGYINTGVWSKKAIAEAKNVGDVTVVADSSDKNFNYIPKEYTVPNDLAYLHYTSNNTIFGTQFKRHPESDVFLVSDMSSDIFSREIDVSKHGLIYAGAQKNIGPAGVTLVIVKDELLGDTGRAIPNILNYRKHIDAGSMLNTPSVLAVYTVMLTLEWFKREGGVKVFEHTSEEKANLLYDEIDRNPLFVGNAMREDRSLMNVTFILKDKSVESKFVQLCKEANIVGINGHRLVGGYRASIYNAMTIDSVNVLVEIMRDLEKKC; this is encoded by the coding sequence ATGGTTAAGTTTCACAATTTTAGTGCAGGTCCTGGTATTTTAAATAGAGAAGTTTTAAAACAATTATCAGAATCAGTTTATAACGATAGAGAATTATCTATTGCTGAGATATCTCATAGAGGTAGCAAGTTTGTAGATGTAATGGAAAGGGCCAGGGGTTTGGTCAAAGAGTTATTGGATGTTCCAGAAGGTTATTCAGTATTGTTTTTGCAAGGGGGGGCTAGCATGCAATTCCTCATGGCTCCTGTTAATTTATTACATAAAAATAAGAGAGCAGGATATATAAATACAGGTGTTTGGTCTAAAAAAGCCATAGCAGAGGCAAAAAACGTAGGTGATGTAACTGTTGTGGCTGATTCGTCGGATAAGAATTTTAATTATATACCAAAAGAATATACTGTCCCAAATGATTTAGCGTATTTGCACTATACTTCTAATAATACAATTTTTGGAACTCAATTTAAGAGACATCCAGAGTCTGATGTGTTTTTAGTTAGCGATATGTCATCAGATATATTTAGTAGGGAAATAGATGTATCAAAACACGGACTTATATATGCAGGAGCTCAAAAAAATATAGGTCCTGCAGGTGTTACATTAGTAATAGTAAAGGATGAACTCTTAGGAGATACTGGCAGGGCTATACCTAATATTTTAAATTATAGAAAACATATAGATGCTGGGAGTATGTTAAATACTCCTTCTGTGTTAGCTGTATATACGGTCATGCTCACTCTGGAGTGGTTCAAGAGAGAGGGAGGGGTAAAAGTATTTGAACATACAAGCGAAGAAAAAGCAAATTTGTTATACGATGAAATAGATAGAAATCCACTTTTTGTGGGGAATGCCATGAGAGAGGATCGTTCACTTATGAATGTTACATTTATATTGAAAGATAAGTCAGTAGAGAGTAAATTTGTTCAACTCTGTAAGGAGGCTAATATAGTTGGTATAAATGGACACAGATTAGTGGGAGGGTATAGAGCATCTATATACAATGCTATGACTATTGACAGTGTAAATGTATTAGTCGAGATAATGCGAGATTTAGAAAAAAAATGTTAA
- a CDS encoding DUF3098 domain-containing protein, protein MNSIFGKKNYLFMFASIALLVIGFVLLSGGEASDPYSFSEDIFNTRRLIVSPFFLISGFSMLVYSIMLKP, encoded by the coding sequence ATGAATTCTATTTTTGGAAAGAAAAATTACCTATTTATGTTTGCTAGTATAGCATTATTGGTAATTGGTTTTGTCTTGCTATCTGGAGGGGAGGCTTCAGATCCTTATTCTTTTAGTGAAGATATCTTTAATACTAGGAGATTGATAGTTTCGCCGTTTTTTTTGATTTCTGGTTTTTCTATGTTAGTCTATTCTATTATGCTAAAACCTTAA
- a CDS encoding D-2-hydroxyacid dehydrogenase yields the protein MVKVLANDGISSVGEKKLRESGFDIITQSVKQDDLIDFINKEEISVLLVRSSTKVKRDIIDNCKSIKLIGRGGVGMDNIDVDYARDKGIRVINTPLASSNSVAELVFSHIFSMVRNLHQSNRDMPLEGDTHFKSLKKRYASGIELRGKTIGVIGVGRIGIGVVKIAVGIGMNVITHDKNVDEISFDMDFFDGRKLPFKIKTSTKDEVLKNSDFITLHVPADEKNRSLIGSKEISMMKKGSGIVNASRGGTIDEKALLKAIEEDHISFAGLDVFENEPTPDIKVLMNPKISLSPHIGASTLEAQDRIGEELADEIINMFKKDLHIKC from the coding sequence ATGGTAAAAGTTTTAGCTAATGATGGTATTTCTTCAGTAGGTGAGAAGAAGTTAAGAGAAAGTGGGTTTGATATTATAACTCAAAGCGTAAAACAAGATGATTTAATAGACTTTATCAATAAGGAAGAAATATCTGTTTTATTAGTTAGAAGCTCTACAAAAGTTAAGAGAGATATTATAGATAATTGTAAATCTATAAAACTTATAGGAAGAGGTGGGGTAGGTATGGATAACATAGATGTAGATTACGCAAGGGACAAGGGTATAAGAGTTATAAATACTCCTTTGGCTTCGTCTAATTCTGTAGCTGAATTAGTTTTTTCTCATATTTTTTCTATGGTTAGAAATTTACATCAGTCTAATAGAGATATGCCATTAGAGGGGGATACTCATTTTAAATCACTTAAAAAGCGATATGCCTCTGGCATAGAGTTGAGAGGGAAAACCATAGGTGTTATAGGAGTAGGGAGAATTGGAATAGGGGTTGTTAAGATAGCTGTTGGGATAGGTATGAATGTAATAACCCATGATAAAAATGTAGATGAAATATCTTTTGATATGGATTTTTTCGATGGGAGGAAATTACCTTTCAAAATAAAGACATCGACAAAGGATGAGGTTTTAAAGAATTCGGATTTTATCACTTTACATGTTCCAGCTGATGAAAAAAACAGGTCGTTGATAGGTTCTAAGGAGATTTCTATGATGAAAAAAGGAAGTGGAATAGTAAATGCGTCTAGGGGTGGAACTATAGATGAAAAGGCTTTATTAAAGGCTATAGAGGAAGATCATATCAGCTTTGCTGGATTAGATGTTTTTGAAAATGAACCCACTCCAGACATAAAGGTATTGATGAATCCAAAAATATCATTAAGTCCTCATATAGGAGCATCTACCTTAGAGGCTCAAGACAGGATAGGTGAGGAATTAGCAGATGAGATTATAAATATGTTCAAAAAGGATCTACATATAAAGTGTTAG
- a CDS encoding cell division protein FtsX, which yields MAQDNYDKTRLRSAYTYVVISVSLVLLTLSILGFLVLNSKFLSDHIKENLKLSIFFKEDVNSLELKKIEKSLRLREYIKSVDYISKDRAGQILKRDLGEDFIDFIGYNPLSESMDIKLKSYYVDPDNIKKLEDELIDNPIVLDVSYDSYLVKRIVNNINKVSMYLIIISSIFILISIILINNSIRLALYSKRFLIKTMQLVGATEWFISKPFLLKSISIGITSSVISSALFFSGLYYVDKVFPNIITDNMMTFVILVLGIFISGIVILLLSTFIMLRRLLHISAQQMHY from the coding sequence ATGGCACAAGACAATTACGATAAAACCCGTTTGAGATCAGCTTACACTTATGTCGTGATAAGTGTTTCACTAGTTCTTTTGACTTTGAGTATTTTGGGTTTTTTAGTTTTGAATTCTAAATTTTTATCAGATCACATCAAAGAGAATTTGAAATTGTCTATCTTTTTTAAAGAAGATGTAAATAGCTTAGAGCTAAAAAAAATCGAAAAGAGTCTTAGGTTAAGAGAGTATATAAAATCTGTAGACTATATAAGTAAAGATAGGGCTGGGCAGATATTAAAGAGAGATTTAGGAGAGGATTTTATAGATTTTATAGGTTATAATCCTCTTTCGGAGTCTATGGATATAAAACTAAAGTCTTACTATGTTGATCCTGATAATATCAAAAAACTAGAAGATGAATTAATAGATAATCCTATTGTTTTGGATGTGTCTTACGACAGCTATCTGGTTAAAAGAATAGTCAATAACATAAACAAAGTAAGTATGTATCTCATTATAATATCCTCCATATTTATACTAATATCCATTATACTTATCAATAATTCTATTCGTTTAGCTCTCTATTCCAAGAGATTTCTCATAAAGACTATGCAATTGGTAGGAGCCACAGAGTGGTTTATATCTAAACCATTTTTGCTCAAGAGCATCAGTATAGGTATTACTAGTAGTGTTATTTCATCAGCACTATTTTTTTCTGGTTTGTATTATGTAGATAAGGTATTTCCAAATATTATAACAGATAATATGATGACCTTTGTCATTCTTGTATTGGGAATATTTATAAGTGGGATTGTAATTTTGTTGCTTAGTACTTTTATAATGCTAAGGCGCTTGTTACACATCTCAGCACAACAAATGCATTATTAA
- a CDS encoding serine hydrolase domain-containing protein, with protein sequence MKKNIFLKGVAVFVTLLSAIVIVIFVTDNTYLFNGVRLTYLKGEKSSNIDDGVDFPYNVIETSEIQPWEKDEKYNQIELSNSLKEELKKSETTAFLIIKDSKIIKELYFDNYNQNSLTNSFSMAKTMVTLLLGAAIQDGFIKSLDQPITDFLPEFIGDDHAEKTTIRDLSAMTAGYSWVEDYHSPFSNMAKAYYGNNLEKLILSINFNKESGKEHEYLSGVTQLLSIIIMRTTKQSLSEYLSLKFWKPMGMRSNALWSKDDPKGMEKGFCCVHSNARDFAKLGRLLMQKGNWNGNQLIDSTFVSKMITPNYKAFKNKPAIYGYSLWTDYQYNPIFYSMIGHLGQVVICIPSKNIIICRLGKKKNKTKEGAIPGGNVYYYVDEVLKII encoded by the coding sequence ATGAAAAAAAATATTTTCCTAAAAGGAGTAGCAGTATTTGTAACACTACTAAGCGCTATTGTAATAGTTATATTTGTGACTGATAATACTTACCTCTTTAACGGTGTGAGATTGACCTACCTAAAAGGAGAGAAGAGTTCTAATATTGATGATGGAGTAGACTTTCCATATAATGTCATTGAAACTTCAGAGATTCAGCCATGGGAAAAGGATGAAAAATACAATCAAATAGAGCTCTCAAACTCCTTAAAAGAAGAATTAAAAAAATCTGAAACCACAGCCTTTTTAATAATTAAAGACAGTAAAATAATCAAGGAATTATACTTCGATAATTATAACCAAAATAGTTTAACAAACTCTTTTTCTATGGCAAAGACAATGGTTACACTCTTATTGGGTGCAGCCATTCAAGACGGCTTTATAAAAAGTTTAGATCAGCCTATTACGGATTTTCTGCCTGAATTTATAGGTGATGACCATGCAGAAAAAACTACTATAAGAGATCTGTCAGCTATGACAGCGGGATACTCTTGGGTAGAAGATTACCATAGTCCCTTTAGTAATATGGCAAAAGCTTATTATGGAAACAACCTAGAAAAACTAATACTCAGTATCAATTTCAACAAGGAATCTGGAAAAGAACACGAATACCTCTCGGGAGTAACTCAATTATTGAGTATTATCATTATGAGAACTACAAAACAATCCTTATCAGAATATTTATCGCTCAAGTTCTGGAAACCTATGGGAATGAGAAGTAATGCCCTATGGTCTAAAGACGATCCAAAGGGAATGGAAAAAGGCTTTTGCTGCGTGCACTCTAACGCAAGAGATTTTGCTAAACTTGGAAGACTTCTTATGCAAAAAGGCAATTGGAATGGAAACCAATTAATAGACTCCACCTTTGTATCAAAAATGATAACCCCAAATTACAAAGCTTTTAAAAACAAACCCGCTATATATGGATACTCTCTTTGGACAGATTATCAATACAATCCAATTTTTTACTCGATGATAGGACACCTGGGACAGGTAGTAATTTGCATCCCTTCTAAAAACATCATAATCTGTAGATTGGGCAAAAAAAAGAACAAAACAAAAGAAGGTGCAATTCCAGGAGGAAATGTCTATTATTACGTAGATGAGGTATTAAAAATTATTTAA
- a CDS encoding undecaprenyl-diphosphate phosphatase, which produces MGIIELIILAIVQGLTEFLPISSSGHLELVKVVLGYDISSKDSLLLTVVLHLATVFSTLVVFKKEIKDIFSGLFTTKWNIHADFSLKILLSIIPSTCVGLFLLDEIEKLFNGNTIFIGSMLILNGIILLVLNKEQYSSKLISFLDSFFIGVAQAIAILPGISRSGLTISTAVVLGNNKRESAKFSFLMVIPLVLAKGIKDISSGQMSFLEISNIDLAIAFIVSFLTGIIACRSMIKLVEKSNIKYFSLYCFSIGTVVVVHDIL; this is translated from the coding sequence ATGGGGATAATAGAGTTAATCATATTGGCAATAGTACAAGGGTTGACAGAATTTTTGCCTATATCGTCTAGTGGTCACCTAGAATTAGTTAAAGTTGTTTTGGGATACGATATATCTTCAAAAGACAGTTTACTTTTGACCGTGGTCCTACATTTAGCGACTGTTTTTAGCACTTTAGTTGTATTTAAAAAAGAAATCAAAGATATTTTTTCAGGACTTTTTACTACCAAATGGAATATTCATGCTGATTTTTCTTTGAAAATACTTTTGTCTATTATTCCTTCGACTTGTGTTGGGTTATTTCTGCTCGATGAAATAGAAAAACTGTTTAATGGGAACACTATATTTATAGGATCCATGTTAATATTAAATGGAATTATTTTACTTGTTTTAAACAAAGAACAATATTCATCTAAGCTAATTTCTTTTTTAGATTCATTTTTTATAGGTGTGGCACAGGCCATAGCCATATTACCTGGAATATCCAGATCTGGTTTGACTATTTCAACTGCTGTTGTCCTTGGAAATAACAAGAGAGAATCTGCTAAGTTTTCATTTTTGATGGTGATACCTTTAGTGTTAGCAAAGGGCATAAAGGATATTTCTAGTGGGCAAATGAGTTTTTTAGAGATAAGTAACATAGATTTAGCTATAGCATTTATTGTGTCTTTTTTAACTGGGATTATAGCGTGTAGGTCGATGATAAAATTAGTTGAGAAGAGTAATATTAAATATTTTTCTCTGTATTGTTTCTCAATAGGAACGGTTGTTGTAGTACATGATATTTTATAG
- a CDS encoding DUF4290 domain-containing protein: MQYNTSKNQLIIPEYGRHIQDMIHYAVSVEDRSERNKVSLYIIDVMGNLSPHFRDVKEFQHKLWVQLFLMSNFELDVDCPFDSVCKNSKLEISPRRLKYPVELKKYRYYGMNLRYCIDIVVSCDVQDKDNLIIAIANNMKKSYINWNEDVVDDSVILEHLYELSNGNIDVRNRDIELDYYKRGGTSNNSQYKTKYKPKVKSK; encoded by the coding sequence ATGCAGTACAATACCAGTAAAAACCAATTAATAATTCCAGAGTACGGAAGGCACATACAAGACATGATACACTATGCAGTAAGTGTAGAGGACAGATCAGAGAGAAATAAGGTATCGTTATACATAATAGATGTTATGGGCAATTTATCTCCACATTTTAGAGATGTTAAAGAGTTTCAGCACAAGTTGTGGGTACAATTATTTTTGATGTCTAATTTTGAGTTAGACGTAGATTGTCCTTTTGATTCTGTGTGTAAGAATAGTAAGTTAGAGATTTCTCCTAGAAGGTTGAAATACCCTGTTGAGCTGAAGAAATATAGGTATTACGGTATGAATTTGCGTTATTGTATAGACATCGTAGTTAGTTGTGATGTTCAAGATAAAGATAATTTAATCATTGCCATAGCCAATAATATGAAAAAGTCATATATAAATTGGAATGAAGATGTGGTCGATGACAGTGTCATCTTAGAACATTTGTATGAATTGTCTAATGGTAATATAGATGTGAGGAATAGGGATATAGAATTAGATTATTATAAAAGAGGGGGAACATCTAATAATTCACAGTATAAGACTAAGTATAAACCTAAGGTTAAATCAAAGTAG
- the murA gene encoding UDP-N-acetylglucosamine 1-carboxyvinyltransferase, with amino-acid sequence MYSFKVEGGHQLSGEIHPQGSKNEALQVLSAVLMTSEEVTIDNIPCIEDVNNFIDILSNLNVKVTKNGSNNYSFRADDIDMSYLRSEGYRHKGASLRGSVMILGALLGRYGESCLYSPGGDKIGRRKLDTHIEGFKKLGAVFQYEREKKLYTVHAKKLKGDYILLDEASVTGTANVIMAAVFAQGTTVVYNAACEPYIQQLCKMLNSMGANISGIGSNMITVVGVDKLHGCEHKISPDIIEVGSWIGLAAVTRSEITIKNTGWENLGIIPDVFKKMGISFHRRDDDIYIPQNDSYKIERYIDNSIFTISDAPWPGFTPDLLSIIIVVATQANGNVLVHQKMYESRLFFVDKLIDMGAQIILCDPHRATVMGLNHKYSLVGIEMSSPDIRAGASLLIAALSAKGTSVIHNVSQIDRGYENIDGRLNSLGAKIVRIKHD; translated from the coding sequence ATGTATTCTTTTAAGGTAGAGGGTGGACACCAGTTATCTGGTGAAATACATCCACAAGGTTCTAAAAATGAGGCGCTTCAGGTTTTAAGTGCTGTTTTAATGACCTCTGAAGAGGTAACCATAGACAATATACCTTGTATTGAGGACGTAAATAACTTTATAGATATTTTATCGAATCTCAATGTTAAGGTCACTAAAAATGGGAGTAATAATTACTCATTTAGGGCAGATGACATAGATATGAGTTATCTAAGGTCTGAGGGATATAGACATAAGGGTGCTTCTTTGCGAGGTTCTGTAATGATTCTGGGAGCTCTCTTGGGTAGATATGGAGAATCTTGTCTGTATAGTCCTGGAGGCGATAAGATAGGCAGGAGAAAATTAGATACTCATATAGAGGGATTTAAGAAGTTAGGAGCTGTTTTTCAATACGAGAGGGAAAAGAAGTTATACACTGTACATGCCAAAAAATTAAAGGGAGATTATATACTATTAGATGAAGCTTCTGTCACTGGAACGGCAAATGTAATAATGGCAGCTGTTTTTGCCCAAGGCACTACTGTTGTATACAATGCTGCTTGTGAGCCATATATACAGCAATTGTGTAAAATGCTCAATTCCATGGGGGCTAATATAAGTGGAATAGGATCTAATATGATAACTGTTGTAGGTGTAGATAAGCTCCATGGTTGTGAACACAAAATTTCACCTGATATAATAGAGGTTGGTAGTTGGATAGGTTTAGCTGCTGTAACTAGATCAGAGATTACCATAAAAAATACAGGATGGGAAAATCTAGGTATAATCCCAGATGTATTTAAAAAGATGGGAATAAGTTTTCATAGGCGAGATGATGACATTTATATTCCACAAAACGATTCTTATAAAATTGAAAGATATATAGATAATTCTATATTTACAATTTCTGATGCCCCTTGGCCAGGGTTTACTCCCGATTTACTAAGTATTATAATAGTTGTAGCTACTCAGGCAAACGGTAACGTCCTAGTTCATCAAAAGATGTATGAGAGTCGTTTGTTTTTTGTAGATAAACTAATAGATATGGGAGCTCAAATTATTTTATGTGATCCACATAGGGCAACGGTAATGGGTTTAAATCATAAATATAGTTTAGTGGGTATAGAAATGAGCTCTCCAGATATTAGGGCTGGAGCTTCCCTTTTAATAGCTGCTTTATCGGCTAAAGGCACCAGTGTTATACACAATGTCAGTCAGATAGATAGGGGGTATGAAAATATAGATGGCAGACTAAATTCTCTAGGGGCTAAGATAGTTAGGATAAAACACGATTAA
- a CDS encoding 1-acyl-sn-glycerol-3-phosphate acyltransferase, producing MTDIYRDIRPFFDSEIPDVINEISSHPSFRALVRYIYPIYEDEDKLNDFLGTIKTSDDFISKITYVGLKKVLDKAAEKITYFGLENVKKDTSYLYISNHRDILLDAVILNFYLIENNYDTSRIAIGDNLIKKPLIKTLARLNKNFFVNRSSSSPREHLANSMKLSSYIKQSIFEENISIWIAQKGGRAKTGHDITNPAVLKMISMSREKGQGIVDYFQSLKLVPTSISYEYDPTDSLKIPELLAKENEQEYKKHRNEDIQNVAKGLFGQKKNISLSINKPLYEELEFVRGIKSENDKYKAIASIIDKEVIKSYKLWPTNYIAADIINNTDVYTNFYTEDERKLFEKRIDISSALFKNKEKEVRQNLLKMYSNPVFSYINISDDDL from the coding sequence ATGACAGATATATACAGAGATATAAGACCTTTTTTTGATTCTGAAATTCCAGATGTAATAAATGAAATTTCTAGTCATCCTTCATTTAGGGCTTTGGTGAGATATATTTATCCCATTTATGAAGATGAAGATAAGCTTAATGATTTTTTAGGGACTATTAAAACTTCTGATGATTTTATAAGTAAGATAACCTATGTAGGGTTAAAAAAAGTATTAGACAAAGCTGCAGAGAAGATAACCTATTTCGGCTTGGAAAATGTAAAAAAGGACACTTCTTATCTATATATTTCTAATCATAGGGATATATTATTAGATGCAGTCATTTTGAATTTCTATCTAATAGAGAACAATTACGACACATCTAGAATAGCTATAGGAGATAACCTGATAAAGAAACCCCTTATAAAGACATTAGCTAGACTCAATAAAAATTTTTTTGTAAATAGGTCTAGTTCATCTCCTAGAGAGCATTTAGCTAATTCTATGAAGTTATCTTCATATATAAAACAGAGCATTTTTGAGGAAAATATATCTATTTGGATAGCTCAAAAAGGTGGTAGGGCGAAAACGGGACATGATATAACTAATCCTGCTGTATTAAAAATGATTTCTATGAGTAGAGAAAAAGGTCAGGGTATAGTGGATTATTTTCAGTCATTGAAATTGGTCCCTACATCTATTTCATATGAATATGATCCTACAGATAGTCTTAAAATTCCAGAATTATTAGCAAAAGAAAATGAGCAAGAGTATAAAAAACATAGAAATGAAGATATACAGAATGTTGCTAAGGGTCTTTTTGGCCAAAAAAAGAATATATCCTTATCTATAAATAAGCCTCTTTATGAAGAATTAGAATTTGTCAGAGGTATAAAGAGTGAAAATGATAAATATAAGGCTATAGCTAGTATTATAGATAAGGAAGTAATAAAGTCTTATAAGCTATGGCCTACAAACTATATAGCTGCAGATATTATAAATAATACAGACGTGTATACCAATTTCTATACGGAAGATGAAAGAAAGTTATTTGAAAAACGCATCGATATTAGCTCTGCTTTGTTCAAAAATAAAGAGAAGGAAGTAAGACAAAACTTATTAAAAATGTATTCTAACCCTGTATTTAGTTACATAAATATCAGTGATGATGATCTGTAA
- the ftsZ gene encoding cell division protein FtsZ: MNSDEFRNNISIPFNLPKHGSSDIKVIGIGGCGGNAVNYMLKNGIDGADLIICNTDKQALNSSPVRNKIQLGVSLTEGRGSGGDPEIGRKSVEESISEIKKVLETKTKMLFLTSGMGGGTGTGASPIIAKLAREMNILTVAVITLPFKREGKLRSKIARIGLEEIRKNVDSLIIINNEKLNKVYGDLSIVEAYEKSDEVLCKGVKSVVEIVSRNLKVNVDLNDVTSVLKDSGTAVMGIGIASGENRVEEAINTALDFPLLEYKSILGAKKILLKIVWENDAPTSKEIDYISAHIQNEAGGDAYICEGVGTVEGMGENIQITIIATGFGIGLQDKHLGFDVDSTSFFHRGDDAISLSQEAHILKINKTKINHIKSFNKRMSNDEIKKLEDEPAYKRLERDNYNFFRKDTK; the protein is encoded by the coding sequence ATGAATAGTGATGAGTTTAGAAATAATATTTCTATTCCATTTAATTTGCCCAAGCATGGTTCTTCGGATATAAAAGTCATTGGTATTGGTGGATGTGGAGGAAATGCTGTCAACTATATGTTGAAAAACGGTATAGACGGTGCTGATTTAATCATCTGTAATACGGACAAACAAGCTCTCAATAGCAGTCCTGTAAGAAACAAAATACAATTGGGCGTTTCTCTGACCGAGGGTAGGGGATCGGGAGGAGATCCTGAAATAGGAAGGAAGTCTGTGGAGGAATCAATTAGCGAGATAAAAAAAGTATTAGAGACTAAAACTAAAATGTTATTTCTCACCTCTGGTATGGGCGGAGGTACTGGGACTGGAGCCAGTCCTATTATAGCTAAATTAGCTAGAGAGATGAATATACTAACCGTAGCTGTTATTACTCTTCCCTTTAAGAGGGAGGGCAAGTTAAGGTCGAAAATAGCGAGAATAGGTTTAGAAGAAATAAGGAAGAATGTAGATTCTCTAATCATAATAAATAATGAGAAACTAAATAAGGTGTATGGTGATTTAAGTATAGTGGAGGCCTATGAAAAATCGGATGAGGTTTTATGTAAAGGGGTCAAAAGTGTAGTTGAGATAGTCTCTAGAAATTTAAAGGTCAATGTAGATTTAAACGATGTCACGAGTGTACTAAAAGATAGTGGAACCGCTGTAATGGGAATAGGAATTGCAAGTGGAGAAAACAGGGTAGAGGAAGCTATAAATACCGCTTTAGATTTTCCTTTGTTAGAGTATAAAAGTATCTTGGGAGCCAAGAAAATATTACTAAAAATAGTCTGGGAGAATGATGCTCCAACATCTAAAGAGATAGATTATATATCTGCTCATATTCAAAATGAAGCTGGAGGTGATGCGTATATTTGTGAAGGTGTTGGAACAGTTGAAGGTATGGGAGAAAATATCCAAATAACAATTATTGCCACGGGATTTGGCATAGGTTTACAAGATAAACATTTAGGATTTGATGTTGATTCCACATCTTTTTTCCATAGAGGGGATGATGCTATCTCTCTCAGTCAAGAGGCACATATATTAAAGATCAATAAGACGAAGATTAATCATATAAAATCTTTTAACAAGAGGATGAGCAATGATGAAATAAAAAAGTTGGAAGATGAACCAGCCTATAAAAGGCTTGAAAGGGATAATTATAATTTCTTTAGGAAAGATACAAAATAA